A single window of Natrinema sp. HArc-T2 DNA harbors:
- a CDS encoding Cdc6/Cdc18 family protein, whose product MGLEPFTAEDPIFLDEDVLRDSHKPEDLIARDRELEEYQAALKPVIKGARPRNIFLYGQTGVGKTVATEMIMDRLRKDQENYDNLDIHVVHVVCKNLNSSYQVAVKLVNEFRDTSNKIPTTGYPPDTIYEFLWEHLQEIDSTHVLFVLDEVDAIGNDDDILYELPRCNDNGNVPVEETKVGVIGISNKFTFRDNLSARVKDSLCDEEIHFPPYDANQLRNILYQRAENAFVDGVLEDDVVPLAAAFAGQESGSARQALKLLFKAGDIARSRDLKEVKEEHIREAEPKVKESQVRNELESVPTQSHLTLYALLTLEKQDSLPAKSSDIYDVYEIAANRIDTDVKTDRTIRDRLSQLKLKGFLDVEEHNEGPKGGSYYLYEFGDIRPNMVEEVLRDVDRLDDLFQTEITNY is encoded by the coding sequence ATGGGCCTTGAACCTTTCACGGCAGAAGACCCAATCTTCCTTGACGAAGACGTGCTTAGGGACAGCCACAAACCAGAGGATCTGATAGCACGAGACCGTGAACTCGAGGAATACCAAGCAGCCCTCAAGCCCGTAATCAAAGGTGCAAGGCCTCGAAACATCTTCCTCTACGGCCAAACAGGAGTCGGAAAGACAGTCGCCACGGAGATGATAATGGATCGTCTCCGCAAAGATCAAGAAAACTACGATAATCTTGATATCCACGTAGTCCACGTCGTCTGCAAAAATCTAAATAGCTCATACCAAGTTGCTGTCAAACTGGTGAACGAGTTCCGAGACACCAGCAATAAAATTCCTACCACAGGCTATCCTCCAGATACAATCTACGAGTTTCTCTGGGAACACCTACAAGAAATCGACTCCACACACGTCCTCTTCGTACTAGACGAAGTCGACGCAATAGGAAACGATGACGACATTCTCTACGAACTTCCTCGATGCAACGACAACGGAAACGTCCCAGTAGAAGAAACCAAAGTTGGCGTAATCGGAATCTCTAATAAATTCACGTTCAGAGACAATCTTTCCGCACGAGTCAAAGATTCACTGTGTGACGAAGAGATCCACTTCCCTCCTTACGATGCTAACCAGCTCCGCAACATTCTGTACCAGCGAGCGGAAAACGCATTTGTTGACGGTGTCTTAGAAGATGATGTAGTCCCACTAGCCGCAGCATTTGCCGGGCAAGAATCCGGAAGCGCCCGTCAAGCACTCAAACTCTTATTCAAAGCTGGTGACATTGCGCGCAGTCGAGATCTTAAGGAGGTCAAGGAAGAACATATCCGTGAAGCAGAGCCGAAAGTCAAAGAATCGCAGGTCAGAAACGAACTTGAGTCCGTCCCGACTCAAAGCCACTTGACACTGTATGCCTTGCTAACGTTGGAGAAGCAAGACAGTTTGCCGGCTAAAAGCAGTGATATCTACGATGTTTACGAGATCGCAGCGAATAGGATTGATACTGACGTGAAAACTGATAGAACCATCCGTGATCGGCTCAGTCAATTAAAGCTGAAAGGTTTTCTCGACGTGGAGGAGCACAACGAAGGGCCGAAAGGCGGCAGCTACTATCTCTACGAGTTCGGCGACATCCGGCCAAATATGGTGGAAGAAGTTCTACGGGACGTAGACCGGCTAGATGATTTATTCCAAACTGAAATCACTAACTACTGA
- a CDS encoding DUF790 family protein, whose protein sequence is MLTADLARSRTTGDEIKPLFIDPTDENYRETARQLIALFDAHLGEPKGDLEDAIDELTVADTDYKIVQGLAKLLLDECEFEVTSPVEPREIRQHLFEKANERYPVVRQPTLGDDTQKIEVYSAVADELDISLEACYRGMYADLEENKRLVQIGTRTADQYAGAGEQSTTTTTLTGSSDGEYEHTDLTVDWLVTRYNLALAQAVLYDATEMRIRVWDHFGTVFSYVKLFGLMHRIYPIDSDGKRVERTDHAGGYEAILDGPASLFSQSQKYGIRLANFLPALPLCDRWEMTATVLIDETAGETRQLRLDDTDGLDSHYSTGRQFDSDLEQTLAQKWERATTDWELLRENDVFDLGDEVMIPDFAIEHPDGRRAILEIIGFWTPEYLESKLKKIRQADAENLLVAVSEQLDCSNDDFGETSERMLWFKTGIHVYDLVELAEEYSI, encoded by the coding sequence ATGCTGACGGCTGATCTGGCTCGCTCTCGTACCACCGGCGATGAAATCAAGCCGCTGTTTATCGATCCAACAGATGAGAACTATCGAGAGACGGCACGCCAACTCATTGCACTGTTTGATGCCCATCTTGGTGAGCCAAAAGGCGATCTCGAAGACGCAATCGACGAACTCACTGTGGCGGATACCGACTACAAGATCGTCCAGGGACTGGCGAAACTGCTTCTCGACGAGTGTGAGTTCGAAGTCACGTCTCCGGTTGAGCCTCGTGAGATCCGCCAGCACTTGTTCGAGAAAGCTAACGAGCGGTATCCGGTTGTTCGCCAGCCTACGCTCGGTGACGACACACAGAAGATAGAGGTGTATAGTGCAGTTGCTGATGAGTTGGATATCTCACTCGAAGCGTGCTACCGCGGGATGTATGCTGATCTCGAGGAGAACAAACGACTTGTCCAGATCGGCACGCGGACCGCTGACCAGTATGCCGGTGCTGGCGAGCAATCGACCACAACGACGACACTGACTGGCAGTAGTGACGGCGAGTACGAACACACTGATCTGACGGTCGACTGGCTGGTCACTCGCTACAATCTTGCGCTCGCCCAGGCAGTCCTCTACGACGCAACTGAGATGCGAATCCGTGTCTGGGACCATTTCGGGACGGTATTCAGCTACGTCAAACTCTTCGGACTGATGCATCGGATCTATCCGATCGATTCTGATGGCAAGCGTGTCGAACGAACCGACCATGCCGGTGGCTACGAGGCCATACTTGACGGTCCAGCGTCGTTGTTCTCTCAATCACAAAAGTATGGCATCCGGTTGGCGAATTTTCTGCCAGCATTGCCCCTCTGTGACCGCTGGGAGATGACTGCTACAGTACTAATCGATGAGACAGCGGGTGAGACACGGCAACTCAGACTGGACGACACTGACGGACTCGATTCACACTACAGTACTGGCAGGCAGTTCGATAGCGATCTCGAGCAGACACTCGCCCAGAAATGGGAGCGAGCGACCACGGACTGGGAGTTACTACGCGAAAACGATGTGTTTGACCTTGGTGACGAGGTGATGATCCCCGATTTCGCGATCGAGCATCCGGATGGCCGGCGAGCGATTCTCGAAATTATCGGATTCTGGACACCCGAGTATCTCGAGTCGAAACTGAAGAAAATACGCCAGGCAGATGCTGAGAATCTCCTTGTCGCAGTCTCCGAACAGTTAGACTGCTCGAATGATGACTTCGGTGAAACGAGCGAGCGGATGCTCTGGTTCAAAACTGGGATTCACGTCTACGACCTGGTTGAACTGGCAGAAGAGTATTCGATTTGA
- a CDS encoding DEAD/DEAH box helicase family protein, whose protein sequence is MRIEFDDGTLVLHDAPADVPFAKWDDRIDEYRVQAYRYRELLEWAGGWSDSDGQTTLQDALPRSMSLYDAARSYPELGLTPALHIEPRDYQQAALNAWIDHGRQGSVVLPTGSGKTFLGLQAIADAGVSALVVTPTIDLMNQWHATLTNAFGDQVTEPIGVLGGGSHEVTAITVTTYDSAYRYINEYGDQFGLLVVDEEHHLPAPTYRQIPEMTIAPYRLGLTATYERPDGKHELLKDLIGPVVYEEAVDELAGEYLSEYETIHMSVELTAEERETYDEEYQIYRDYVDSHEFDLWKEEGYQEFLKRTSYDPKGRRALIAKQRAERIARTAEKKLETLDNLLKRHYDDRAIIFTANNDFAYEISQEFIVPCITHQTKTDERTEILERFRTGEYSMLATSQVLDEGIDVPAANVGIILSGSASKRQYAQRLGRILRPTDDRQPARLYEIITADTMETYVSQQRRQGVTTNADG, encoded by the coding sequence ATGCGGATCGAATTCGACGACGGGACACTCGTGCTCCATGATGCGCCTGCTGACGTCCCCTTTGCGAAGTGGGATGACCGCATTGATGAGTACCGCGTGCAGGCCTATCGGTATCGGGAACTTCTCGAATGGGCTGGAGGCTGGTCCGACAGCGATGGACAGACAACACTCCAAGATGCGTTACCACGTTCTATGTCTCTCTACGATGCTGCTCGAAGCTACCCGGAACTCGGTCTTACGCCAGCACTCCACATCGAGCCACGTGACTACCAGCAGGCTGCCCTCAACGCCTGGATTGACCACGGCCGCCAGGGGAGTGTCGTTCTTCCGACTGGCAGCGGGAAGACGTTTCTTGGGCTGCAAGCAATTGCTGACGCCGGCGTAAGTGCGCTTGTCGTGACACCAACGATTGACCTGATGAATCAGTGGCACGCCACACTCACCAACGCCTTTGGCGATCAGGTCACAGAACCGATCGGCGTTCTCGGCGGCGGCAGCCACGAGGTCACCGCAATCACCGTCACTACCTACGATAGTGCCTACCGCTACATCAACGAATACGGCGACCAGTTCGGCTTACTCGTCGTCGACGAGGAACATCACCTGCCAGCGCCGACCTACCGGCAGATTCCCGAAATGACGATCGCACCGTATCGGCTGGGACTGACCGCTACCTACGAACGGCCTGACGGAAAGCATGAACTCCTCAAGGATCTCATCGGTCCGGTTGTCTATGAAGAGGCTGTCGACGAACTCGCTGGCGAGTACCTCAGCGAGTACGAAACCATCCACATGTCTGTCGAGCTCACGGCCGAGGAACGGGAGACATACGACGAAGAGTACCAGATCTATCGCGATTACGTCGACAGCCACGAGTTCGACCTCTGGAAAGAGGAGGGTTATCAGGAGTTCCTCAAACGGACGTCTTATGATCCAAAGGGACGCCGGGCACTCATCGCCAAGCAGCGCGCCGAACGCATCGCCCGAACGGCAGAGAAAAAACTCGAGACGCTCGACAACCTGCTCAAACGCCACTACGACGACCGCGCGATCATCTTCACTGCGAACAATGACTTTGCCTACGAAATCTCTCAGGAATTTATCGTCCCCTGCATTACCCATCAAACGAAGACGGACGAGCGCACCGAGATTCTCGAGCGGTTTCGGACTGGCGAGTACTCGATGTTAGCCACGTCACAGGTGCTCGACGAGGGAATTGACGTTCCCGCTGCGAACGTGGGGATCATCTTGTCGGGAAGCGCTTCGAAACGGCAGTATGCCCAGCGGCTTGGACGCATCCTCCGGCCGACAGATGACCGCCAACCGGCCCGACTCTATGAGATCATCACGGCAGACACGATGGAAACGTACGTGTCCCAACAGCGCCGACAAGGGGTGACGACGAATGCTGACGGCTGA
- a CDS encoding Cdc6/Cdc18 family protein: MTEYFQDRSEIFESERILKESYTPNDLPEREEQLKRLGLEVLSPVLNDAPPHNAFLYGKPGQGKTAAARFLLEKLQEKVDERSGINLTTIFQTCKGHHSSYQVACDLVEQLTGDNPNGHPKRKVFARLYDALQEIGGIVVIVLDEVDNIGNKDMILYELPRARDNSHIEDMDVSVIGISNDMTFYEELDPRAKDSLCEVEIHFPPYDADQLRSILNRRSEKAFVDSAVTQEAIALAAALAAQDLGSARQAIRYLYKAGEFAALNDEPQVGEEHVRKAEDHVEQMNIAQSIRDLTIQDQLALLALTSLATGNETPAPTPEVYSRYTDITSHVDTNSIAMRRVRSHLHDLDMIGVVSGAKRSGGSRGGPKYYWELNTDLDTTINVLTEENRFNDVLSLIDRP, translated from the coding sequence ATGACCGAGTACTTTCAGGACCGATCAGAGATCTTCGAAAGCGAACGTATCCTGAAAGAGAGTTACACACCGAATGATCTTCCAGAACGAGAAGAGCAACTCAAACGACTTGGGTTGGAGGTTCTTTCCCCAGTTCTCAACGATGCACCCCCTCACAACGCGTTTCTGTACGGTAAGCCCGGGCAGGGGAAAACAGCAGCTGCACGTTTTCTCCTTGAGAAACTGCAAGAGAAAGTCGATGAGCGGAGCGGAATCAACTTGACTACTATTTTTCAAACGTGTAAAGGGCATCACTCTTCGTATCAGGTTGCGTGTGATCTTGTAGAACAATTAACTGGTGACAACCCGAACGGTCATCCGAAGAGGAAAGTATTCGCCCGGCTGTACGATGCTCTTCAAGAGATTGGTGGAATTGTCGTTATTGTCCTTGATGAAGTTGACAACATCGGAAACAAAGATATGATTCTCTATGAGCTGCCACGCGCGCGTGATAACAGTCATATTGAGGATATGGACGTTTCCGTGATCGGAATCAGCAACGATATGACGTTCTACGAGGAACTCGACCCTCGAGCTAAGGATTCGCTATGCGAGGTCGAAATCCACTTTCCACCGTATGATGCTGATCAGCTGCGGAGCATTCTCAACCGTCGGTCAGAGAAAGCGTTCGTCGATAGTGCTGTCACGCAGGAAGCTATCGCACTAGCAGCGGCGCTTGCTGCCCAAGATCTAGGATCGGCACGGCAGGCGATTCGGTATCTGTACAAGGCCGGTGAGTTCGCCGCTCTTAACGACGAACCGCAGGTCGGTGAGGAGCATGTCCGCAAGGCCGAGGACCATGTTGAGCAGATGAACATCGCGCAGAGCATTCGTGATTTAACAATACAGGATCAGTTGGCATTGCTAGCACTCACTTCGTTGGCAACAGGGAATGAAACGCCAGCGCCAACACCAGAGGTGTACTCGCGGTACACAGATATCACATCTCATGTCGACACGAACTCGATCGCAATGCGTCGGGTTCGCAGTCATCTCCATGATCTAGATATGATTGGTGTCGTCTCAGGGGCGAAGCGCAGTGGTGGATCGCGTGGCGGTCCAAAGTACTACTGGGAGTTGAACACGGATTTGGATACTACGATCAATGTCTTGACTGAGGAAAATCGGTTTAATGATGTTCTTAGCCTGATTGATAGACCATAA
- a CDS encoding ParA family protein: MASDPELTKKPRAVAVNVLKGGFGKSTTAINLARELAERNGRVLLVDLDDNGHTTFNLGYRDQYESDNHVQEVLLDGADPLDHVVPVTDDLDLLPSHEALEEVETNLKSAMASSQRLNRNVVDPLLGDTYSYIVVDTPANRGKLNDNALFATKNLIVPLRPESGWESGITQTNKRLIQEARQYFDLKLLALVPTDLSERLDQDTRDRNLLYAINSRDELASCVPNFAHLSAADWEAIDAGNYNGDLPGIRHRASIDKAHRARKPLRDYDPECDQLKCYEELAQIVENGGVMR; encoded by the coding sequence ATGGCTAGCGATCCCGAGCTCACGAAAAAACCTCGAGCTGTTGCAGTTAACGTCCTCAAAGGTGGTTTTGGGAAATCAACTACCGCGATCAATCTTGCACGAGAACTTGCAGAGAGAAATGGCCGTGTTCTCCTTGTTGACCTCGACGATAACGGCCACACCACATTCAATCTTGGCTACCGTGACCAGTACGAATCTGACAACCACGTTCAAGAAGTCCTACTTGACGGCGCTGATCCGTTAGATCATGTTGTTCCAGTTACCGATGACCTTGATCTTCTGCCGTCTCATGAAGCTCTCGAGGAGGTGGAGACGAATCTGAAATCGGCAATGGCCTCAAGTCAACGACTTAACCGTAACGTCGTTGATCCTCTACTTGGGGATACATACTCTTACATCGTTGTCGATACGCCGGCCAATCGAGGAAAGCTCAACGACAATGCCTTGTTTGCAACAAAGAATCTCATTGTCCCGCTCCGTCCAGAGAGTGGATGGGAATCTGGGATCACACAGACGAACAAACGCCTGATCCAAGAAGCGCGCCAGTACTTCGACCTCAAATTGCTTGCACTTGTTCCAACTGATCTTAGCGAACGCCTCGATCAGGACACTCGAGACCGAAACCTGCTGTACGCGATTAACAGCCGTGATGAGCTTGCATCGTGCGTCCCAAACTTCGCACATCTCTCTGCGGCTGATTGGGAAGCGATCGACGCTGGCAACTACAATGGTGATCTCCCAGGTATCCGTCACCGTGCTAGTATCGATAAAGCACATCGTGCTCGCAAACCGCTACGCGATTATGATCCAGAGTGTGACCAGCTCAAGTGTTATGAGGAACTTGCCCAAATCGTCGAGAATGGCGGGGTGATGCGGTAA
- a CDS encoding RNA-guided endonuclease InsQ/TnpB family protein: MDWTRDIVRQTYNHALREFDKISNDAGTLRQRVWSIRDTLPTMKDWWPDLKQVYSTVLQKAVERIRDNIENLGKLKAKGYNVGSLNWKKPREYRSFTYRQSGFELDKKSGPNGRGLLILTKLKGKTREIPIRLHRDLPDHEQIKEVTLKKEPTGAWYVSFCIETDSSEKTAVEDIQPDDTVGLDLGVLNFIHDSDGRSIGRLDLSADRERLEREQRSLSRKEYESNNWEKQRRRVAEVHARMSNKKRDFKHKLAHFYTTEYDAVFVEDLSVKEMLESPENARNKAEVGWRNFITILEHHGKKNGCHVEKVEARGTTTECASCGVSTWKPIWRREHSCPACGFELDRDWNASLNVLSRGLDTLGVVHSKSTPVETATAVDSVSVSASRVCRGNLDRLSDSV, encoded by the coding sequence ATGGACTGGACGCGGGACATCGTACGACAAACCTACAATCATGCGCTCCGCGAGTTCGACAAAATCTCCAACGACGCGGGCACGCTCCGCCAGCGTGTCTGGAGCATCCGCGACACGCTTCCCACGATGAAAGACTGGTGGCCCGACCTGAAACAGGTCTACTCCACCGTCCTACAGAAGGCCGTCGAGCGCATCCGAGACAACATCGAGAACCTCGGGAAGCTCAAAGCCAAGGGCTACAACGTAGGATCGTTGAACTGGAAAAAGCCCCGAGAGTACAGGAGTTTCACGTACCGCCAATCAGGCTTCGAACTCGACAAGAAGAGTGGCCCGAACGGACGCGGACTCCTCATCCTCACGAAACTCAAGGGCAAAACCCGCGAAATTCCGATTCGCCTCCATCGAGACCTCCCTGACCACGAGCAAATCAAAGAGGTGACTCTCAAGAAAGAGCCGACTGGCGCGTGGTACGTCTCGTTCTGCATCGAGACTGACTCATCCGAGAAAACCGCCGTCGAAGACATCCAACCCGATGACACCGTGGGTCTTGACCTCGGTGTGCTAAACTTTATCCACGATTCGGATGGGCGCTCGATCGGGCGGCTCGACCTGTCCGCTGACCGCGAGCGCCTCGAACGCGAGCAACGTTCGCTCTCTCGGAAAGAGTACGAATCAAACAACTGGGAGAAGCAACGCCGCCGTGTCGCGGAAGTCCACGCCCGGATGTCGAACAAGAAGCGGGACTTCAAGCACAAGCTCGCGCATTTCTACACCACTGAGTACGACGCCGTCTTCGTCGAAGACCTCTCGGTAAAGGAGATGCTCGAATCACCGGAGAATGCACGGAACAAGGCCGAGGTCGGGTGGCGCAACTTCATTACCATCCTCGAACACCACGGCAAGAAGAACGGCTGTCACGTCGAGAAAGTCGAGGCGCGCGGAACAACCACAGAGTGTGCCTCGTGCGGCGTTTCGACGTGGAAACCCATCTGGAGACGCGAGCATTCGTGCCCAGCGTGCGGGTTCGAACTGGACAGGGATTGGAACGCGTCGTTGAACGTGCTATCGCGTGGTCTTGACACACTAGGAGTGGTTCACTCCAAATCTACGCCCGTGGAGACTGCGACCGCTGTGGACTCGGTTTCCGTATCTGCAAGTCGCGTTTGTCGAGGGAACCTCGACAGGCTGTCAGACTCAGTCTGA
- a CDS encoding universal stress protein → MISRILVPIDGSEMAQHALEYALENHPDAEITVLHVVGEPSLWGGAATSLALEEDVEEAAEERAEDIFDDAKKLAAEYDVEITTEVQLGHPARAIVNSADDFDAVVIGSHGGSLVDRLVVGNVAQKVFRNSPVPVIVAR, encoded by the coding sequence ATGATCTCACGAATTCTCGTTCCGATAGACGGCTCGGAAATGGCCCAACATGCGCTTGAGTACGCCCTTGAGAACCATCCCGACGCGGAGATTACCGTCCTACATGTCGTGGGCGAACCGTCACTGTGGGGAGGAGCAGCCACGTCGCTTGCTCTTGAAGAGGATGTTGAAGAGGCCGCAGAGGAGCGCGCAGAGGACATATTCGATGACGCCAAGAAACTTGCCGCCGAGTACGATGTCGAGATCACCACCGAGGTTCAACTGGGCCATCCGGCTCGGGCGATTGTGAACAGCGCCGACGATTTCGATGCGGTCGTCATCGGGAGCCACGGCGGCTCGTTAGTCGATCGACTGGTCGTCGGGAACGTCGCCCAGAAAGTGTTCCGCAACTCGCCCGTCCCCGTGATCGTCGCTCGGTGA